In Microbacterium sp. AB, a single genomic region encodes these proteins:
- a CDS encoding carbohydrate ABC transporter permease, translating to MTRGGQGGASVFERREGRAGYALVAPSAILLAAFYLYPLLLTIVYSFTDWNSSGTGDTAFVGLANFARLAQDGDFLRSLGNTGLYVVVVVPVSMAVGLCLAAMLSTPFRGRTVYRTLVFLPYIAPMVGSALVFTYLLSPLGGLVNAFLASWGVPPVAFLSVEPWAFVVVLVFSVWQLVGYTMIIYSAALANIPESYHEAATLDGAGPVRRFLSISLPLVRPTTGFLAVTGTIGALQVFTQVYVLTRGGPTGSSSTALYWIYDQGFNDFNGGVATAGAVVLLVIGVVFASVQLRLQSRRDPIELQ from the coding sequence ATGACACGTGGTGGACAGGGCGGGGCGTCGGTCTTCGAGCGACGAGAGGGACGCGCCGGATACGCGCTGGTCGCGCCCAGCGCGATCCTGCTGGCGGCGTTCTACCTGTATCCGCTGCTGCTGACGATCGTCTACAGCTTCACCGACTGGAACTCGAGCGGCACGGGCGACACGGCGTTCGTCGGCCTCGCCAACTTCGCACGTCTCGCCCAGGACGGCGACTTCCTGAGGTCCCTCGGCAACACGGGCCTCTACGTCGTCGTGGTGGTCCCCGTCTCGATGGCGGTCGGCCTCTGCCTGGCGGCCATGCTGAGCACGCCCTTCCGGGGGCGCACGGTCTATCGCACCCTCGTGTTCCTGCCCTACATCGCGCCGATGGTCGGCAGCGCGCTCGTCTTCACCTACCTGCTGTCGCCCCTGGGCGGTCTCGTCAACGCGTTCCTCGCCTCGTGGGGCGTGCCGCCGGTCGCGTTCCTCAGCGTCGAGCCGTGGGCGTTCGTCGTGGTTCTCGTCTTCTCCGTCTGGCAGCTCGTCGGGTACACGATGATCATCTACTCGGCTGCGCTGGCGAACATCCCCGAGAGCTATCACGAGGCGGCCACGCTCGACGGGGCCGGCCCCGTTCGCCGGTTCCTCTCGATCTCCCTGCCGCTCGTGCGCCCGACCACGGGCTTCCTCGCCGTCACGGGGACCATCGGCGCGCTGCAGGTCTTCACGCAGGTCTACGTCCTGACGCGCGGGGGCCCGACAGGGTCGAGCAGCACGGCGCTGTACTGGATCTACGACCAGGGCTTCAACGACTTCAACGGGGGCGTCGCCACCGCCGGAGCCGTGGTGCTCCTCGTGATCGGCGTCGTCTTCGCCTCGGTCCAGCTCCGCCTCCAGTCGCGCCGCGATCCGATCGAGCTTCAGTGA
- a CDS encoding amino acid ABC transporter substrate-binding protein/permease yields MTQTTFRAAARLRTAGRRAGAVLLASALAAAALIGGASAASAAGDGETYVIGTDTTYAPFEFTNSDGELVGIDMDLLRAIAEDQGFQVDIRQLGFDAAVQALQSNQVDAVMAGMSITPEREETFDFGDPYFTGGIQLGVLESSGIESYDDLDGQTVAVKTGTQGQTFANEIRDEYGFRVSPYQDTTDMVDAVKAGQAVGYFEDYPVLAYGIQQGSGFRLVGEPELGGEYGLAVNKGQNAELIEMFDAGLANLQASGEYDEIVDAYVGGGSASAQPTDIVSVAVQYWPALMNGLWLTILATLIAIVAAFVLGVVFGFGRISRFLPYRWIATAYVYVFRGTPILVQAFFVFFAVPQLVPGLQFNPFVAGAITLSLNTGAYMTEIIRGGIQAVDPGQTEASRSLGLGHWKTMRKVVLPQAFRIMIPSFVNQGIITLKDTSLLSAIGLAELTFQSRQIIASTYLSAQVLTVVALIYFVVITLLTVLANRLERKSPA; encoded by the coding sequence GTGACCCAGACGACCTTCCGCGCCGCCGCCCGGCTGCGCACGGCAGGCCGACGCGCGGGGGCGGTGCTGCTCGCGTCCGCCCTGGCCGCCGCCGCTCTCATCGGCGGAGCCTCCGCCGCGTCCGCAGCCGGCGACGGCGAGACGTATGTCATCGGCACCGACACCACGTACGCGCCGTTCGAGTTCACGAACAGCGACGGCGAGCTCGTCGGCATCGACATGGACCTTCTGCGCGCCATCGCCGAGGATCAGGGCTTCCAGGTCGACATCCGCCAGCTCGGCTTCGACGCCGCGGTGCAGGCGCTGCAGTCGAACCAGGTCGACGCGGTCATGGCGGGCATGTCGATCACGCCCGAGCGCGAGGAGACATTCGACTTCGGCGACCCGTACTTCACCGGAGGCATCCAGCTCGGGGTCCTCGAGTCGAGCGGCATCGAGTCGTACGACGACCTCGACGGTCAGACGGTCGCCGTGAAGACCGGCACGCAGGGCCAGACGTTCGCGAACGAGATCAGGGACGAGTACGGCTTCCGCGTGAGCCCGTACCAGGACACGACCGACATGGTCGACGCCGTGAAGGCCGGTCAGGCCGTCGGATACTTCGAGGACTACCCCGTGCTCGCCTACGGCATCCAGCAGGGGTCGGGCTTCCGGCTCGTCGGCGAGCCCGAGCTCGGCGGCGAGTACGGCCTCGCCGTCAACAAGGGCCAGAACGCCGAGCTGATCGAGATGTTCGACGCGGGCCTGGCGAACCTGCAGGCGTCGGGCGAGTACGACGAGATCGTCGACGCCTACGTGGGCGGCGGAAGCGCCTCCGCCCAGCCGACCGACATCGTCTCCGTCGCGGTGCAGTACTGGCCGGCCCTCATGAACGGCCTGTGGCTCACGATCCTCGCGACGCTCATCGCGATCGTCGCCGCGTTCGTCCTCGGCGTCGTCTTCGGGTTCGGGCGGATCTCGCGCTTCCTCCCGTACCGCTGGATCGCCACCGCGTACGTCTACGTGTTCCGCGGAACCCCCATCCTCGTGCAGGCGTTCTTCGTGTTCTTCGCCGTGCCGCAGCTCGTCCCCGGCCTCCAGTTCAACCCGTTCGTGGCGGGCGCGATCACGCTCTCCCTCAACACGGGCGCGTACATGACCGAGATCATCCGCGGCGGCATCCAGGCCGTCGATCCCGGCCAGACCGAGGCGTCGCGCTCCCTCGGTCTGGGGCATTGGAAGACGATGCGGAAGGTCGTCCTCCCGCAGGCGTTCCGGATCATGATCCCCTCGTTCGTGAACCAGGGCATCATCACCCTCAAGGACACGTCGCTCCTGAGCGCCATCGGCCTCGCCGAGCTGACGTTCCAGTCCCGCCAGATCATCGCGTCGACGTACCTCTCGGCGCAGGTGCTGACCGTCGTCGCACTGATCTACTTCGTCGTCATCACGCTGCTGACGGTCCTCGCCAACCGTCTCGAGAGGAAGTCCCCCGCATGA
- a CDS encoding carbohydrate ABC transporter permease — MTSIRLARRPARVLLASSARHVVLLVAAVVFAGPFAWMVLTSFKSTAEAISFPPAFLPEQWRFDNYVQLFEAVPFGRYYLNSLVVAAVAATGQVVTSLAAGYAFSRLTFRGKNVLFVVLLCALMVPFEIVFTPLVDVIATLGWMNTYQGLIVPNIPSALGIYLFRSFFDGFPGEIEDAARIDGASVLRRLRSVAIPVATPMIGSFAILSFVYNWNNFFFQYLVVNRTDMFTVQLGLTQLQAAQGGTDFSLLMAGSTLAVVPVLVVFLLFHKRIITAISGGLR, encoded by the coding sequence ATGACATCCATCCGCCTCGCGCGCCGCCCGGCGCGCGTCCTCCTCGCCTCCTCGGCGCGCCACGTCGTCCTGCTGGTCGCGGCCGTCGTGTTCGCCGGGCCGTTCGCTTGGATGGTGCTCACGAGCTTCAAGTCCACCGCCGAGGCGATCAGCTTCCCACCCGCCTTCCTGCCCGAGCAGTGGAGATTCGACAACTACGTCCAGCTGTTCGAGGCGGTTCCTTTCGGGAGGTACTACCTCAACAGCCTCGTCGTGGCCGCGGTCGCCGCGACCGGACAGGTCGTCACGAGCCTCGCCGCGGGATACGCGTTCTCGCGGCTCACGTTCCGCGGGAAGAACGTCCTCTTCGTCGTCCTCCTGTGCGCGCTGATGGTGCCGTTCGAGATCGTCTTCACGCCGCTCGTCGACGTCATCGCGACGCTGGGATGGATGAACACCTACCAGGGACTGATCGTGCCGAACATCCCGTCCGCGCTGGGCATCTACCTCTTCCGGTCCTTCTTCGACGGGTTCCCCGGAGAGATCGAGGACGCAGCGCGCATCGACGGGGCCTCGGTCCTCCGCCGGCTGCGGTCGGTCGCGATCCCGGTGGCGACGCCGATGATCGGCTCCTTCGCGATCCTCTCGTTCGTCTACAACTGGAACAACTTCTTCTTCCAGTACCTCGTCGTGAACAGAACCGACATGTTCACCGTGCAGCTCGGGCTGACCCAGCTTCAAGCGGCCCAGGGTGGCACCGACTTCTCGCTCCTGATGGCCGGCTCGACCCTCGCCGTCGTTCCCGTCCTCGTCGTCTTCCTCCTCTTCCACAAGCGCATCATCACCGCGATCTCCGGCGGCCTCCGTTGA
- a CDS encoding amino acid ABC transporter ATP-binding protein: MSKIVVQDLHKSFGDNEVLKGIDLRVGEGEVVAVIGPSGSGKSTLLRCLNKLEEPTSGHVIVDGVDLTDKSVKLDEVRQRIGMVFQHFNLFPHMTVVENIALAPVELGRMTRAQARERALALLRRVGLEEKADARPASLSGGQKQRVAIARALAMDPEVMLFDEATSALDPEMVGEVLQVIRDLAAGGMTMVLVTHEMGFAREVSNRTVFMDGGVVVEEAAPADLFGAPKNERLRDFLSKVL, translated from the coding sequence ATGAGCAAGATCGTCGTGCAGGACCTGCACAAGTCGTTCGGCGACAACGAGGTCCTCAAGGGCATCGACCTCCGGGTCGGCGAGGGGGAGGTCGTCGCGGTCATCGGCCCGTCGGGCTCGGGAAAGTCCACGCTGCTGCGCTGCCTCAACAAGCTCGAGGAGCCCACGTCGGGGCACGTCATCGTCGACGGCGTCGATCTGACGGACAAGAGCGTGAAGCTCGACGAGGTGCGTCAGCGGATCGGGATGGTCTTCCAGCACTTCAACCTGTTCCCGCACATGACCGTGGTCGAGAACATCGCCCTCGCGCCCGTCGAGCTGGGGCGGATGACGAGGGCCCAGGCCCGCGAGCGCGCCCTGGCGCTGCTGCGGCGTGTCGGGCTCGAGGAGAAGGCCGACGCCCGGCCGGCGTCGCTCTCGGGCGGACAGAAGCAGCGCGTGGCTATCGCCCGGGCGCTCGCGATGGACCCCGAGGTCATGCTCTTCGACGAGGCGACGAGCGCCCTCGACCCCGAGATGGTCGGGGAGGTGCTCCAGGTCATCCGCGACCTCGCGGCGGGCGGGATGACCATGGTGCTCGTGACGCACGAGATGGGCTTCGCCCGCGAGGTGTCGAACCGCACGGTCTTCATGGACGGCGGCGTCGTGGTGGAGGAGGCCGCACCGGCCGACCTCTTCGGCGCCCCGAAGAACGAGCGCTTGCGCGACTTCCTCTCGAAGGTCCTGTGA
- a CDS encoding Gfo/Idh/MocA family protein, whose product MGSDEAPIMGLLGAGGIARAHLPALLSLGLRVLVFSEDGREDALIADCGGGERATKAELLDRCDIVDVCTPTFTHRGLVLECAAAGKDIICEKPLGLTPAEAIEMRDACRRAGVALHPAHVVRYFGAYRTARTAVERGEIGRVAVQRFVRGGARPKSSWFADEGLSGGIILDQMIHDLDFSLWSAGPVATVFARHVDRGPGSVCAAHVVMTHRTGALTTVTGYWGAEGIAFRTSFEVVGTAGLASHDSATESSFRADVPAGARAGGGLLPSVSLEENPYRRELADFLNAIRRGSDATVTVDDGVSAVQLAWYAQESARTGRALTVTREEAA is encoded by the coding sequence ATGGGGAGCGATGAAGCGCCGATCATGGGCCTGCTCGGAGCGGGCGGCATCGCTCGCGCACACCTGCCTGCGCTGCTCTCGCTCGGCCTGAGGGTTCTCGTCTTCTCCGAGGACGGCCGGGAGGACGCGCTCATCGCCGACTGCGGCGGCGGGGAGCGCGCGACGAAGGCCGAGCTGCTCGATCGCTGCGACATCGTCGACGTCTGCACGCCCACCTTCACGCACCGGGGCCTCGTGCTGGAGTGCGCCGCCGCAGGCAAGGACATCATCTGCGAGAAGCCGCTCGGACTCACCCCGGCGGAGGCGATCGAGATGCGGGACGCGTGCAGGCGGGCCGGCGTCGCACTGCACCCCGCTCACGTCGTGCGCTACTTCGGCGCGTACCGGACGGCTCGGACGGCTGTCGAGCGCGGCGAGATCGGCCGCGTGGCGGTGCAGCGCTTCGTGCGCGGCGGGGCGAGACCGAAGTCGTCCTGGTTCGCGGACGAGGGACTCTCCGGCGGCATCATCCTCGATCAGATGATCCACGACCTGGACTTCTCGCTCTGGTCGGCGGGACCGGTCGCGACCGTCTTCGCCCGCCACGTCGATCGCGGTCCCGGAAGCGTCTGCGCCGCGCACGTCGTCATGACCCATCGGACGGGAGCGCTGACCACCGTGACCGGCTACTGGGGGGCGGAGGGCATCGCCTTCCGGACCTCCTTCGAGGTCGTCGGCACGGCCGGCCTCGCCTCCCACGACTCGGCGACGGAGTCGTCCTTCCGCGCCGACGTCCCGGCCGGCGCCCGCGCAGGCGGCGGGCTCCTCCCCTCCGTCAGCCTGGAGGAGAACCCCTACCGGAGAGAGCTGGCCGACTTCCTGAACGCGATCCGAAGGGGATCCGACGCGACGGTGACCGTCGATGACGGCGTGTCCGCCGTGCAGCTGGCCTGGTACGCGCAGGAATCGGCCCGGACGGGACGCGCCCTGACCGTGACGAGGGAGGAGGCCGCATGA
- a CDS encoding catalase: MTDITTTNSGAPVASDEHSQSVGTDGAISLTDHYLIEKLAQFNRERVPERVVHAKGGGAFGRLRITSDLSAYTRASLFQPGEETELLIRFSSVAGEQGSPDTWRDPRGFAIKFYTKEGNYDLVGNNTPVFFVRDGIKFPDFIRSQKRLPGSHLRDNTMQWDFWTLSPESAHQVTWLMGDRGLPASWRHMNGYGSHTYQWINAEGERFWVKYHFHTDQGHRTLTQDEADEIAGQDADFHIRDLYAAIERGDHPTWTLKVQIMPYEDAKTYRFNPFDLTKVWPHADYPEIELARMTLDRNPSNYFAEIEQAAFEPSNFVPGIDASPDKMLQARIFSYADAHRYRIGTNYQQLPVNHPKAPVNSYAKEGAMRFAYNPPEEPVYAPNSAGGPRGDAAAAGDGGWHSDGELVRTAATLHAEDDDFGQAGTLVRDVMSPEERDRLVETLTGHVGGVTRPDVRARAIDYWKRVDLGIGSRLEAALPPIEEPTAPGEQLSEPNPDGPRVGTDVAGRI, from the coding sequence ATGACGGACATCACGACCACGAACAGCGGTGCGCCGGTGGCGAGCGACGAGCACTCGCAGAGCGTCGGCACGGACGGCGCCATCTCGCTCACCGACCACTACCTCATCGAGAAGCTCGCGCAGTTCAACCGCGAGCGCGTCCCCGAGCGGGTCGTGCACGCGAAGGGCGGCGGAGCCTTCGGGCGCCTGCGCATCACGAGCGACCTCTCCGCGTACACCCGGGCATCCCTGTTCCAGCCCGGCGAGGAGACGGAGCTGCTCATCCGGTTCTCGTCGGTCGCGGGCGAGCAGGGCAGCCCCGACACCTGGCGGGATCCCCGCGGGTTCGCGATCAAGTTCTACACGAAGGAGGGGAACTACGACCTCGTCGGCAACAACACTCCCGTCTTCTTCGTGCGGGACGGCATCAAGTTCCCCGACTTCATCCGCTCGCAGAAGCGCCTCCCCGGGAGCCACCTGCGCGACAACACGATGCAGTGGGACTTCTGGACCCTCTCGCCCGAGAGCGCCCATCAGGTGACGTGGCTCATGGGCGACAGGGGGCTCCCGGCGTCCTGGCGCCACATGAACGGCTACGGGTCGCACACCTACCAGTGGATCAACGCCGAGGGCGAGCGGTTCTGGGTCAAGTACCACTTTCACACCGACCAGGGCCACAGGACGCTCACGCAGGACGAGGCCGACGAGATCGCCGGGCAGGACGCCGACTTCCACATCCGCGACCTCTACGCGGCCATCGAGCGGGGCGACCACCCCACCTGGACGCTCAAGGTGCAGATCATGCCCTACGAGGACGCCAAGACGTACCGGTTCAATCCCTTCGACCTCACGAAGGTGTGGCCCCACGCGGACTACCCGGAGATCGAGCTGGCGAGGATGACGCTCGACCGCAATCCGTCGAACTACTTCGCCGAGATCGAGCAGGCCGCGTTCGAGCCCTCCAACTTCGTGCCGGGGATCGACGCGAGCCCCGACAAGATGCTGCAGGCGCGCATCTTCAGCTACGCCGACGCCCACCGGTACCGGATCGGCACGAACTACCAGCAGCTCCCGGTCAACCATCCGAAGGCCCCCGTGAACTCCTACGCGAAGGAGGGCGCGATGCGGTTCGCCTACAACCCGCCGGAGGAGCCGGTGTACGCCCCGAACTCCGCGGGCGGACCGCGGGGCGACGCGGCGGCCGCGGGCGACGGCGGATGGCACAGTGACGGCGAGCTCGTGCGCACGGCGGCGACGCTGCATGCGGAGGACGACGACTTCGGGCAGGCCGGGACCCTCGTCCGCGACGTCATGTCGCCTGAGGAGCGCGACCGCCTCGTCGAGACGCTGACGGGGCACGTGGGCGGGGTCACCCGCCCGGACGTCCGCGCACGCGCCATCGACTACTGGAAGCGGGTCGACCTCGGGATCGGCTCCCGGCTGGAGGCGGCGCTCCCGCCGATCGAGGAGCCGACGGCTCCCGGCGAGCAGCTCAGCGAGCCCAATCCCGACGGGCCCCGTGTCGGGACGGACGTCGCCGGTCGCATCTGA
- a CDS encoding ABC transporter substrate-binding protein — protein sequence MNKKLLSRSILGIATAALTAAVAGCSTSGDTNGGELLLWHGYSAGTETLFQELVDEYNATDPDVPVGNVQYITGETTTQIVSGIRSGEAPNLFVGDGNPSQLGQIIATDEIVALDDHLADSETTAADDFYPGMLSAGVFDDVTYSLPTDGGDYALIYNREMFAEAGLEPPTTWDEVREAAAALTDPGSGRYGIYLPMSNDEWPVFTWQSMLWSAGGEFLSEDNTEVAFDSDEGVEALSIWTDLVADGYAYPTNLASDADGQAMSAFTSQSVAMIVTGAYNLSLLDEALGTETVGVTAFPVVDEPAMNTGVNVSYILESTDALEQGAWEFLEWWTSPDVQSRWAAGSGYLPTTAAATEAEATQEAVAADERLQVFLDELEYASSRPSILSYGEVSGALSAEIEKAMLGQQTPQQALENAADAAQEALDGER from the coding sequence GTGAACAAGAAGCTCCTGTCCCGGTCCATCCTCGGCATCGCGACGGCAGCGCTCACCGCCGCGGTCGCCGGCTGTTCGACATCCGGCGACACGAACGGCGGCGAGCTGCTCCTGTGGCACGGCTACTCCGCCGGCACCGAGACCCTGTTCCAAGAGCTCGTGGACGAGTACAACGCGACCGATCCCGATGTACCCGTGGGGAACGTGCAGTACATCACCGGCGAGACGACGACTCAGATCGTGAGCGGCATCCGCAGCGGCGAGGCGCCGAACCTCTTCGTCGGGGACGGGAACCCGTCGCAGCTGGGTCAGATCATCGCGACGGACGAGATCGTCGCGCTCGACGACCACCTGGCGGACTCGGAGACGACGGCGGCGGACGACTTCTATCCGGGCATGCTCAGCGCGGGGGTCTTCGACGACGTGACGTACTCGCTGCCCACAGACGGCGGCGACTACGCGCTCATCTACAACCGCGAGATGTTCGCCGAGGCCGGCCTGGAGCCGCCCACGACGTGGGACGAGGTGCGGGAGGCGGCCGCAGCGCTGACGGATCCCGGCTCCGGCCGATACGGCATCTACCTCCCGATGAGCAACGACGAGTGGCCCGTCTTCACCTGGCAGTCGATGCTGTGGAGCGCGGGAGGCGAGTTCCTCTCCGAGGACAACACGGAGGTCGCGTTCGACAGCGACGAGGGCGTCGAGGCGCTGAGCATCTGGACGGACCTCGTCGCCGACGGATACGCGTACCCGACGAACCTCGCGTCCGATGCCGACGGACAGGCGATGTCGGCCTTCACGTCGCAGAGCGTGGCGATGATCGTCACGGGCGCATACAACCTCTCGCTGCTCGACGAGGCGCTCGGCACCGAGACGGTGGGCGTGACGGCCTTCCCCGTCGTCGACGAGCCGGCCATGAACACCGGCGTGAACGTGTCCTACATCCTCGAGAGCACCGACGCGCTCGAGCAGGGCGCGTGGGAGTTCCTCGAGTGGTGGACCTCGCCGGACGTCCAGTCGCGATGGGCGGCGGGAAGCGGCTACCTGCCGACGACCGCAGCCGCCACGGAAGCCGAGGCGACCCAGGAGGCCGTGGCCGCCGACGAGCGGCTGCAGGTCTTCCTGGATGAATTGGAGTACGCGTCGTCTCGACCGTCGATCCTCTCGTACGGCGAGGTCAGCGGTGCGCTGAGCGCCGAGATCGAGAAGGCGATGCTCGGGCAGCAGACCCCTCAGCAGGCGCTCGAGAACGCGGCCGATGCGGCACAGGAGGCCCTCGATGGGGAGCGATGA
- a CDS encoding Gfo/Idh/MocA family protein translates to MRIGLMSLAHTHAMSYASALGSTPGVEVVASDPFHAERPDGEVGGASFAADLGVGYREGYDELLAEVDAVIVCSENVRHREDVERAAAAGVHVLCEKPLATSAADAAAMASACREAGVVLMVAFPVRYSPEAIALATSVEAGALGDIVSFTGTNNGKLPAARSWFADPALAGGGALTDHVVHLADIMDLLRGGALPESVYAVEGRALHPGTAVETEGMVSLRYPDGVIATIDCSWSRPDGYPVWGGLTLLTVGSSGTMSIAPFEQRVDGFSSARGEQLWMPFGENADARMIAAFLGAITGGDAAYPDGATGIRTSAVVEAAYASVRSGQPVMPRLS, encoded by the coding sequence ATGAGGATCGGACTGATGTCGCTCGCGCACACGCACGCGATGTCCTATGCGTCGGCGCTCGGCTCCACGCCCGGGGTCGAGGTCGTCGCGAGCGATCCGTTCCACGCTGAGAGGCCCGACGGCGAGGTCGGCGGAGCGTCCTTCGCCGCCGACCTCGGCGTCGGATACCGGGAGGGCTACGACGAGCTCCTCGCCGAGGTCGACGCCGTCATCGTGTGCTCGGAGAACGTCCGGCACCGCGAAGACGTCGAGCGTGCGGCCGCAGCCGGCGTCCACGTGCTGTGCGAGAAGCCTCTGGCGACGTCCGCGGCCGACGCCGCGGCGATGGCCTCCGCCTGCCGTGAGGCGGGCGTCGTGCTGATGGTGGCGTTCCCGGTGCGGTACTCGCCCGAAGCGATCGCCCTCGCCACGTCGGTCGAGGCGGGAGCGCTCGGCGACATCGTCTCGTTCACGGGCACGAACAACGGGAAGCTGCCGGCCGCGCGATCGTGGTTCGCCGATCCGGCGCTCGCGGGCGGCGGGGCCCTGACCGACCATGTCGTCCACCTCGCGGACATCATGGATCTGCTGCGGGGAGGTGCGCTTCCGGAGAGCGTGTACGCGGTCGAGGGCAGAGCCCTGCACCCGGGCACTGCGGTCGAGACCGAGGGCATGGTGTCGCTGCGGTATCCGGACGGGGTCATCGCCACCATCGACTGCAGTTGGTCGCGCCCGGACGGCTATCCGGTCTGGGGAGGTCTCACGCTGCTCACGGTCGGCTCGTCCGGCACGATGTCGATCGCCCCGTTCGAGCAGCGCGTGGACGGGTTCTCGTCCGCCCGGGGAGAGCAGCTGTGGATGCCGTTCGGGGAGAACGCGGACGCGCGCATGATCGCCGCTTTCCTGGGCGCGATCACGGGCGGCGACGCGGCGTATCCCGACGGCGCCACCGGCATCCGGACGAGCGCCGTCGTCGAGGCGGCCTACGCGTCCGTGCGCAGCGGCCAGCCCGTGATGCCGCGGCTCTCCTGA
- a CDS encoding LLM class flavin-dependent oxidoreductase translates to MTHRIRLGVALDGAGWHPAAWREPSARPTELFTAASWADQAQQAERGLVDFVTIDDSLSLQSSDPFAADDRTDEVRGRLDAVLVASRIAPLTSRIGLVPVATVTHTEPFHVSKGIATLDHISEGRAGWQARNSVRRDEAGHFGRRDVGIDRIDDSTAAAVEELFHEAADVVEAARRLWDSWEDDAEIRDAATDRFLDPDKLHRVDFEGRWFSVRGPSITPRPPQGQPVVTALAHGPVPYRFAATSADVVFTTPRDADHAAAVLAEVRDAERAVGREGLPLQVFADLVVLLDAADEPAADRLTRLDRLGRPLTSDARVVAGSAAQIADEIAALHAAGFDGIRLRPAVTTDDLPRIADDLVPELQRRGIFHDAYEAETLRGLLGLPTDVPNRYAAAV, encoded by the coding sequence ATGACGCACCGCATCCGCCTCGGAGTCGCCCTCGACGGCGCCGGCTGGCATCCCGCCGCCTGGCGCGAGCCGTCCGCCCGTCCGACCGAGCTGTTCACGGCCGCCTCCTGGGCCGACCAGGCGCAGCAGGCCGAGCGCGGGCTCGTCGACTTCGTCACCATCGACGACAGCCTGTCGCTGCAGTCGAGCGACCCGTTCGCCGCCGACGATCGCACCGACGAGGTCCGTGGCCGACTCGACGCCGTCCTCGTCGCCTCGCGGATCGCCCCGCTCACCTCGCGCATCGGGCTCGTCCCGGTCGCCACGGTCACGCACACCGAGCCGTTCCACGTCTCCAAGGGCATCGCCACCCTCGACCACATCAGCGAGGGCCGCGCCGGATGGCAGGCCCGCAACTCCGTCCGCCGCGACGAGGCCGGCCACTTCGGCCGCCGCGACGTCGGCATCGACCGCATCGACGACTCGACCGCCGCGGCCGTCGAGGAGCTCTTCCACGAGGCAGCCGACGTCGTCGAGGCCGCCCGGCGCCTCTGGGACAGCTGGGAGGACGACGCCGAGATCCGCGACGCCGCCACCGACCGCTTCCTCGACCCCGACAAGCTCCACCGCGTCGACTTCGAGGGCCGGTGGTTCAGCGTGCGCGGCCCGTCGATCACCCCGCGTCCGCCGCAGGGACAGCCCGTCGTCACGGCCCTCGCGCACGGGCCCGTCCCCTACCGGTTCGCGGCGACGTCGGCCGACGTCGTGTTCACGACGCCACGCGACGCCGACCATGCGGCCGCCGTGCTCGCCGAGGTCCGCGACGCCGAGCGCGCCGTCGGTCGCGAGGGACTGCCGCTGCAGGTCTTCGCCGATCTCGTCGTCCTCCTCGACGCGGCCGACGAGCCCGCCGCCGACCGCCTCACGCGCCTCGACCGCCTCGGCCGGCCGCTCACGTCCGACGCCCGCGTCGTCGCCGGATCGGCCGCGCAGATCGCCGACGAGATCGCGGCCCTCCACGCCGCCGGCTTCGACGGCATCCGCCTCCGCCCCGCCGTCACGACGGACGACCTCCCGCGCATCGCGGACGACCTCGTGCCGGAGCTGCAGCGCCGCGGGATCTTCCACGACGCCTACGAGGCCGAGACCCTCCGCGGTCTGCTCGGCCTCCCCACCGACGTCCCCAACCGCTACGCGGCCGCCGTCTGA